The following proteins are co-located in the Desulfomicrobium macestii genome:
- a CDS encoding DUF1499 domain-containing protein, translated as MKKSCLAILVCLGLASCSAAAGKGLENGRLRPCPASPNCISSEAPGGDVPPFVVQGEDGWERLRLAIVSLGGSIEGEETGYLHATFRSRIFGFVDDLECRQDGDVVQVRSASRVGWWDMGANRRRVEKLRKALSATPPTEG; from the coding sequence ATGAAAAAATCCTGTCTGGCGATCCTTGTCTGTCTTGGCCTTGCATCCTGTTCCGCGGCTGCCGGTAAAGGGCTTGAGAACGGCCGCCTGCGGCCATGCCCGGCCTCTCCCAACTGCATCTCGTCGGAGGCGCCCGGAGGCGATGTGCCGCCGTTCGTTGTGCAGGGTGAAGATGGATGGGAGCGTCTGCGCCTGGCCATAGTTTCCCTGGGCGGGAGTATCGAGGGCGAGGAAACGGGGTATCTGCACGCGACATTTCGTTCCCGCATCTTCGGCTTTGTGGATGATCTGGAGTGCAGGCAAGACGGCGACGTCGTTCAGGTTCGGTCGGCGTCTCGGGTCGGTTGGTGGGACATGGGGGCGAATCGGCGCAGGGTGGAGAAGCTGCGTAAGGCGTTGTCCGCGACGCCCCCGACCGAAGGATAG
- a CDS encoding pseudouridine synthase: MTNSFFYSEDLPPVRLDKALARQLGFGVRRCRALIEAGHVLVDDRPCAKGALVRPGQHVLVSMPEDAAPTCHDVRLVARNESFAALFKPGGLHTVAGRGASCLESCLPGLGLEGWELLNRLDHLTSGLVLAAGDQQSAAAYKTWQDAGQVRKWYLALARGVVQGLDSRERILDDKRRVVRVTTEEDEPLRWTRARAVCQVGDDTLLLVRILKGRRHQIRAHLAHAGHALIGDPVYGVGEPGGLYLHHWRLEMPGFEAAFLPDWPCVDHELVESLASDFDSDRDPPKFRILPSGEAKP, encoded by the coding sequence ATGACAAACTCCTTTTTTTATTCCGAAGACCTTCCGCCGGTCCGACTGGACAAGGCCCTGGCCCGGCAACTGGGTTTTGGCGTCCGGCGCTGCCGGGCCCTCATCGAGGCCGGCCACGTCCTGGTCGATGACCGGCCGTGCGCCAAGGGCGCGCTCGTACGGCCTGGTCAGCACGTCCTTGTCTCGATGCCCGAGGATGCCGCTCCGACCTGTCACGATGTCCGTCTTGTGGCCCGCAATGAGAGTTTCGCGGCACTGTTCAAGCCGGGCGGCCTGCATACGGTGGCGGGTCGGGGGGCTTCGTGTCTTGAGTCTTGCCTGCCCGGGCTCGGGCTTGAGGGCTGGGAGCTGCTCAACCGTCTGGACCATCTGACCAGCGGGCTGGTCCTGGCCGCCGGCGATCAGCAATCCGCGGCGGCATACAAGACCTGGCAGGACGCCGGGCAGGTCCGCAAGTGGTACCTGGCTTTGGCCCGTGGCGTCGTTCAGGGTCTGGATTCAAGGGAGCGGATTCTGGATGACAAGCGCCGTGTCGTGCGTGTGACCACGGAAGAGGACGAACCCCTGCGCTGGACCCGGGCCCGCGCGGTGTGCCAGGTCGGGGACGACACGTTGCTGCTGGTGAGAATCCTGAAGGGCCGCAGACATCAGATTCGCGCCCATCTGGCCCATGCCGGGCACGCGCTGATCGGTGATCCGGTCTACGGCGTGGGTGAACCCGGCGGGCTTTATCTGCATCACTGGCGTCTTGAGATGCCGGGTTTCGAGGCAGCTTTCTTGCCCGATTGGCCCTGCGTCGATCACGAACTGGTTGAGAGCCTCGCTTCGGATTTCGATTCCGATCGGGATCCGCCAAAATTCCGCATCCTGCCATCCGGGGAAGCCAAACCGTGA